A part of Apostichopus japonicus isolate 1M-3 chromosome 10, ASM3797524v1, whole genome shotgun sequence genomic DNA contains:
- the LOC139975009 gene encoding uncharacterized protein — MDAETVFSGSADTKNQSDPLPDQMDAETVPSGSADTKNQSDPLPDQMYAETVPSGSADTKNQSDPLPDQMDAETVPSGSADTKNQSDPLPDQMDAETVFSGSADTKNQSDPLPDQMDAETVPSGSADTKNLSDPLPDQMDAETVLSAFSFVSSGLKHRFQQNHIQKLADLHGCRYTAMIESTTTHVILIAEKGKCPRTMKYITGIAAGLWIVSYSWVQSSLKAGRLLAEADFEIIGDSLGVHYGPMRARTRREGKPLLSKYSISLLGESSSGPEGDLHESCSFLITNSVLGETNLLLLFVSLGNHFVSTL, encoded by the exons atggatgcagagactgtctttagtggatctgcagacaccaaaaatcaaagtgatcctttgccagaccaaatggatgcagagactgtccctagtggatctgcagacaccaaaaatcaaagtgatcctttgccagaccagatgtatgcagagactgtccctagtggatctgcagacaccaaaaatcaaagtgatcctttgccagaccaaatggatgcagagactgtccctagtggatctgcagacaccaaaaatcaaagtgatcctttgccagaccagatggatgcagagactgtctttagtggatctgcagacaccaaaaatcaaagtgatcctttgccagaccaaatggatgcagagactgtccctagtggatctgcagacaccaaaaatctaagtgatcctttgccagaccagatggatgcagagactgtccTAAGTGCATTCTCATTTGTGTCAAGTGGCTTAAAGCATCGGTTCCAGCAG AATCATATACAGAAGCTGGCAGACCTCCATGGTTGTAGATATACTGCAATGATAGAGAGTACCACAACCCATGTTATTCTCATTGCTG AAAAGGGGAAATGTCCCAGAACTATGAAGTATATTACAGGCATTGCTGCTGGATTGTGGATAGTGAGCTACTCAT GGGTACAATCTTCCCTCAAAGCTGGCAGGCTTCTTGCAGAAGCAGACTTCGAAATCATTGGTGACTCTTTGGGTGTCCATTATGGCCCAATGAGGGCAAGGACCAGAAGAGAAGGAAAGCCTCTCTTATCCAAATACTCCATCTCCCTGCTTGGGGAATCAAGTAGCGGTCCTGAAGGTGATTTACATGAGAGTTGTTCATTTCTCATTACAAATTCTGTTTTGGGGGAAAccaatttacttttactttttgtaTCATTGGGAAATCATTTTGTTAGTACATTGTAG